One region of Spiroplasma culicicola AES-1 genomic DNA includes:
- a CDS encoding lipoprotein produces the protein MKKILSILSSIGLSASMATTVIACTKHPGKIPPKVYVPQLLPENFEWNFNSNGAITNEIILEEMQKYLIFTNEDSNYQLTFGDNINNIIPRHSNDVLVLIELNNITNPFVINYSVTGYRTKDSGSFNIDNGNSYRDSFIKIKWAFNNQELDSIANFTLENNDFNNNKDYQEFIWDQLSSLLIKTFYKLDNISLNFDNFKDMYNILFVDDLNNLFYNNDFNNSIKYSEYGKTIEILFISSKNDEPSFEQYINISLKNELLMNYRFNVSNLQKDISFPDISVSNFEEVKNLGEGNLESQIEIYKQVSQKVGIDLVSNSFYKTVYFYDDSEHKELIDNLPKYWNNMQAGTKEELLMILDFDRSDRNYLFKGQLENKILISKI, from the coding sequence ATGAAAAAAATACTAAGTATTTTAAGCAGTATTGGATTATCTGCTTCTATGGCAACTACTGTTATTGCTTGTACAAAACATCCTGGTAAAATTCCTCCAAAAGTGTATGTTCCACAGTTATTACCAGAAAATTTTGAATGAAATTTTAATAGTAATGGTGCAATTACAAATGAAATCATTCTTGAAGAAATGCAAAAATATTTAATATTTACAAATGAAGATTCTAATTACCAATTAACTTTTGGTGATAATATTAATAATATAATTCCTCGTCACAGTAATGATGTACTAGTTTTAATTGAATTGAATAATATAACTAATCCTTTTGTAATTAATTATTCAGTTACAGGTTATAGGACTAAAGATAGTGGTAGTTTTAATATTGATAATGGTAATAGCTATAGAGATTCTTTCATTAAAATTAAATGGGCATTTAATAATCAAGAATTAGATAGTATTGCAAATTTTACTTTAGAAAATAATGATTTTAACAATAATAAAGACTATCAAGAATTTATTTGAGATCAGTTATCGTCACTTTTGATAAAAACATTTTATAAACTAGATAATATAAGTTTGAATTTTGATAATTTTAAGGATATGTACAATATTTTATTTGTTGATGATTTAAACAATTTATTCTATAATAATGATTTTAATAATTCTATAAAATATAGTGAATATGGAAAAACAATTGAGATTTTATTTATCTCTTCAAAAAATGATGAACCATCATTTGAACAATATATAAATATAAGTTTAAAAAATGAATTATTAATGAATTATCGATTTAATGTAAGTAATTTACAAAAAGATATTAGTTTTCCTGATATTTCAGTTTCAAATTTCGAAGAAGTTAAAAATCTTGGAGAAGGAAACTTAGAATCACAAATAGAAATATATAAACAAGTATCACAAAAAGTAGGTATTGACCTAGTATCAAATTCTTTTTATAAAACAGTTTACTTTTATGATGACAGTGAACATAAAGAACTAATAGATAACCTTCCTAAATACTGGAATAATATGCAAGCAGGAACAAAAGAAGAGTTATTAATGATTTTAGATTTTGATAGATCGGATAGGAATTATTTATTTAAAGGTCAACTTGAAAACAAAATTTTAATTTCCAAAATATAA
- a CDS encoding thymidine phosphorylase: protein MNFSNVISKKKNNIELTEQEINWLVESYVSEKLKDYQMAAFNMAVCFNGMTNTELAAFTKAMINSGITYNLDGVTGPFADKHSTGGVGDKTSLIFAPLVAKFGVKVSKLSGRGLGQTGGTIDKLESCTGWTGEISETRFKEILNTVGLSIMGQSKEVVPADKKLYALRDVTGTVDSIELIASSIMSKKLVVPADSIILDVKVGSGAFMKDISSAEKLASTMIGLGKSYNRNVSVMLTNMDKPLGRAIGNAIEVKEAWDTLHGKGPDDLNELCVTAAALTLTQTKIFNSLETAKKELYKTLADGSAAHYLKDFVIAQNGDFSMIENYEKYFTTKYQHEIVAPKEGYVKFKSADGLGYLSMHLGAGRETKEDNIDFSAGIYLNKVNGEKVEAGQVIMTLYTNIDDKTRFINEANEQILITDQIEQEPVILKLITQ from the coding sequence ATGAATTTTTCAAACGTTATAAGTAAAAAAAAGAATAACATTGAATTAACAGAACAAGAAATTAACTGACTTGTAGAAAGTTATGTTTCTGAAAAATTAAAAGATTATCAAATGGCTGCTTTTAATATGGCTGTTTGCTTTAACGGAATGACAAATACTGAATTGGCAGCTTTTACAAAAGCGATGATTAATTCAGGAATTACCTATAATTTGGACGGAGTTACAGGACCATTTGCAGATAAGCATTCAACTGGGGGAGTTGGAGATAAAACTAGTTTAATCTTTGCACCTCTTGTTGCTAAATTTGGAGTTAAAGTTTCAAAATTGTCTGGAAGAGGACTTGGTCAAACTGGGGGAACAATTGATAAATTAGAAAGTTGTACAGGGTGAACGGGAGAAATTTCAGAAACTCGTTTTAAAGAAATTTTAAATACAGTTGGTTTATCAATTATGGGTCAATCTAAAGAAGTTGTACCTGCTGATAAGAAATTATATGCCTTACGTGATGTTACAGGCACAGTTGATTCAATCGAATTGATTGCATCAAGCATTATGTCAAAAAAACTAGTTGTACCTGCTGATAGCATCATATTAGATGTTAAAGTTGGAAGTGGTGCATTTATGAAAGATATTAGCTCTGCTGAAAAATTAGCTTCAACTATGATTGGTTTAGGGAAATCATATAACAGAAATGTAAGTGTTATGTTAACAAATATGGACAAACCACTTGGTAGAGCAATTGGAAATGCAATTGAAGTAAAAGAAGCATGAGATACACTTCATGGAAAAGGTCCAGACGATTTAAATGAATTATGTGTTACTGCAGCGGCATTAACATTAACTCAAACAAAAATCTTTAATTCATTAGAAACTGCTAAAAAAGAATTATATAAAACTTTAGCAGATGGATCAGCTGCCCATTACTTAAAAGATTTTGTAATTGCTCAAAATGGAGATTTTTCAATGATTGAAAATTATGAAAAATATTTTACAACAAAGTATCAACATGAAATTGTTGCTCCAAAAGAGGGTTATGTTAAATTTAAATCAGCAGATGGTTTAGGTTATCTTTCAATGCATTTAGGTGCTGGAAGAGAGACTAAAGAAGATAATATTGACTTTAGTGCAGGAATTTATTTAAACAAGGTAAATGGTGAAAAAGTTGAAGCGGGTCAAGTTATTATGACTTTATATACAAATATTGATGACAAAACTCGTTTTATTAATGAAGCCAATGAACAAATTCTAATTACAGATCAAATTGAACAAGAACCTGTAATTTTAAAATTAATTACTCAATAA
- a CDS encoding lysophospholipid acyltransferase family protein yields the protein MSTKKEVIVTNSNNTTQESINAGEKKSKYQISKARLFFSAWSIWRTVVKAKKITKRIKNDPNAYSEEYRYNWVKKKIRKVLKIGNVNIHVFGIENWLDRGIILAPNHQSNMDPILLMAINDFALQQPVAFIAKEELWSATIFKHFMNLTDNIPLDRKSPRSALNAMKEGKELINEYKRSVVVFPEGTRSRQQELQEFLGASMKLAQMSYAPIVPVTIIDSYKLYEKRPKGRLNIKVIFGKPLMPEKFISIKTDILTQNVKKEVQKNMDKYINVDLKDPKLKPKKIVKKDRTFFY from the coding sequence ATGTCTACTAAAAAAGAAGTTATTGTTACAAATAGCAATAACACAACTCAAGAATCAATAAATGCTGGTGAAAAAAAATCTAAGTATCAAATTAGTAAAGCAAGATTATTTTTTAGTGCTTGAAGTATTTGAAGAACTGTTGTTAAAGCTAAAAAAATTACAAAAAGAATTAAAAATGATCCAAATGCATATTCAGAAGAATATCGCTATAACTGAGTTAAGAAAAAAATTCGTAAGGTTCTAAAAATTGGAAATGTAAATATTCATGTTTTTGGAATTGAAAATTGATTAGATCGTGGAATTATTTTAGCACCAAACCATCAATCAAATATGGATCCCATTTTATTAATGGCAATTAATGATTTTGCATTACAACAACCAGTTGCATTTATTGCCAAAGAAGAATTATGAAGTGCCACTATTTTTAAACACTTTATGAATCTAACAGATAATATTCCTTTAGACAGAAAAAGCCCAAGAAGTGCTTTAAATGCCATGAAAGAAGGAAAAGAATTAATCAATGAATATAAAAGAAGTGTTGTAGTTTTCCCAGAGGGAACAAGAAGTCGTCAACAAGAATTACAAGAATTCTTGGGAGCAAGTATGAAATTGGCACAAATGTCATATGCACCAATTGTGCCAGTTACAATTATTGACTCATATAAATTATATGAAAAAAGACCAAAAGGAAGATTAAACATTAAAGTGATTTTTGGTAAACCTTTAATGCCAGAGAAATTTATCTCAATTAAAACAGATATTCTAACTCAAAATGTCAAAAAAGAAGTTCAAAAAAATATGGACAAATATATTAATGTTGACTTAAAAGATCCAAAATTAAAACCAAAAAAAATTGTTAAAAAGGATCGTACATTCTTTTATTAG
- a CDS encoding dihydrofolate reductase: MITLLWAQTNEGVIGQNEKLPWNIKEEMQHFIKYTKNKTVLMGRKTWDSLYVKPLPNRQNIVITNQNLVFDHKDIKFTNKLENVLKDFKNSQEELIIIGGKQIFELTLEYANKLVVSYIKEDYKGDVYAPFVDLNLWKVTQTSEFDEFIVRIYERY; encoded by the coding sequence ATGATTACTTTATTATGAGCACAAACAAATGAGGGAGTAATTGGTCAAAACGAGAAATTACCTTGAAATATCAAAGAAGAAATGCAACATTTTATCAAATATACTAAAAATAAAACAGTTTTAATGGGACGCAAAACATGAGATTCACTTTATGTTAAACCTTTACCAAATCGCCAAAACATTGTTATTACAAATCAAAATTTGGTTTTTGATCATAAAGACATTAAATTTACAAATAAATTAGAAAATGTCTTAAAAGACTTTAAAAATAGTCAAGAAGAACTTATAATTATTGGTGGAAAGCAAATTTTTGAATTAACACTAGAGTATGCTAATAAACTAGTGGTAAGTTACATTAAAGAAGACTATAAAGGAGATGTCTACGCTCCTTTTGTTGACCTAAATTTATGAAAAGTTACACAAACAAGTGAATTTGATGAATTTATAGTTAGAATTTATGAGAGGTATTAA
- a CDS encoding thymidylate synthase: MKQYLDLVKDILKNGESRDDRTNTGTISKFGTQTRYDLREGFPLLTTKKVFFKAVVHEILWFIKGDTNIKYLVDNDVKIWNEWPYEIFKKSQDYHGETLEEFVLKIKTDDQFAQKYGELGPVYGKQWRDFNGKDQLKDLINDLKVNPYSRRHIISAWNPAEVDKMALPPCHSLFQFYVSKDGFLDLQLYQRSGDVFLGVPFNIASYSLLLMLVALECGLKPRYFVHTIGDAHIYSNHIEQLNLQLTREPKHLPTLEINFENKTIFDIKYSDIVLKDYDPHPLIKGAVAV; the protein is encoded by the coding sequence ATGAAACAATATTTAGATTTAGTAAAAGATATATTAAAAAATGGTGAAAGTAGAGATGATCGCACAAATACAGGTACAATCTCAAAATTTGGAACTCAAACTCGTTATGATTTACGTGAAGGATTTCCCTTATTAACTACTAAAAAAGTTTTTTTTAAAGCAGTTGTACATGAGATTTTGTGATTTATTAAGGGAGATACAAACATTAAGTATTTAGTGGACAATGATGTCAAAATTTGAAATGAATGGCCTTATGAAATCTTTAAAAAATCACAAGATTATCATGGCGAAACTCTTGAGGAATTTGTTTTAAAAATTAAAACTGATGATCAATTTGCCCAAAAATATGGAGAATTGGGACCAGTTTATGGAAAACAATGAAGAGATTTTAATGGAAAAGATCAGTTAAAAGATTTAATAAATGATCTTAAAGTAAATCCTTATTCAAGAAGACATATTATTAGTGCATGAAATCCAGCTGAAGTTGATAAAATGGCTTTACCTCCATGTCACAGTTTATTTCAATTTTATGTTTCAAAAGATGGTTTTTTAGATTTACAGTTATATCAAAGAAGTGGAGACGTTTTTTTAGGAGTTCCTTTTAATATTGCAAGTTATTCATTACTTTTAATGTTGGTTGCACTTGAATGTGGTTTAAAACCAAGATATTTTGTTCATACAATTGGAGATGCTCATATTTATTCGAACCATATTGAACAATTGAATTTACAATTAACTCGTGAACCAAAGCACTTACCAACACTTGAAATTAATTTTGAAAATAAAACTATTTTCGATATTAAATATAGCGATATTGTCTTAAAAGATTATGATCCCCATCCTTTAATTAAAGGAGCAGTTGCTGTTTAA
- a CDS encoding holo-ACP synthase: MSKIGIDIVQIDRIKLEEKYVAQILHPDEYQFFEALTLVEAKKQFLAGRWAAKEAIFKVIDLNIAPKSISIGYKDNKPVVLTDNLSHIEISISHEKDYAVSVALNLVN; encoded by the coding sequence ATGAGCAAGATTGGAATAGATATCGTTCAAATTGATAGAATTAAATTAGAAGAAAAATATGTAGCTCAGATTTTACATCCAGATGAATATCAGTTTTTTGAAGCATTAACATTAGTTGAAGCAAAAAAACAATTTTTGGCTGGTCGATGAGCTGCCAAAGAAGCAATATTTAAAGTAATTGACTTAAATATTGCTCCAAAAAGTATATCAATTGGTTATAAAGATAATAAACCAGTAGTTTTAACAGATAATTTAAGCCATATCGAAATTTCAATTTCACATGAAAAAGATTATGCTGTTAGTGTAGCTTTAAATTTAGTAAATTAA
- the rnhC gene encoding ribonuclease HIII has product MASLSFKKVDKEIIENILKENKPYFQEIKNPTLSALIKTTNNETISIFKNKTVLIQADNPTDFALRYKLIFKNNSQAVQAKQLPTVVKLISPEIINKEETILGCDEVGVGDFFGPLVTCCAYVASSFKDEYPKIYSKIKDSKKLTNSQIYELYEDLQGKIGFSVFIMDNTLYNHLYDLFKNTHKLKALAHNQALLNWFEANSQDMYYSKIVMDKFVEAKHYFSYLSDRKEVIHDKMEFHTKAEDKYIAVACASIIARYHFLEKIKMLELEFKVELPLGANNSVKLKVQKYKKNNWDVVHHFTKMHFNSKITN; this is encoded by the coding sequence ATGGCTTCTTTAAGTTTTAAAAAAGTTGATAAAGAAATTATTGAAAATATTTTAAAAGAAAATAAACCATATTTTCAAGAAATTAAAAATCCTACCCTAAGTGCTTTAATAAAAACAACAAATAATGAAACAATTAGTATTTTTAAAAATAAAACAGTTCTAATACAAGCAGATAATCCAACTGATTTTGCATTACGTTATAAATTAATATTTAAAAATAACAGCCAAGCAGTTCAAGCAAAACAATTACCAACAGTTGTCAAATTAATAAGTCCTGAAATTATTAATAAAGAAGAAACAATTTTAGGATGTGATGAAGTAGGAGTTGGTGATTTTTTTGGTCCTTTAGTAACTTGTTGTGCCTATGTTGCTAGTAGTTTTAAAGATGAATATCCAAAAATATATTCTAAAATTAAAGATTCAAAAAAACTAACTAATTCTCAAATTTATGAGTTATATGAAGATTTACAAGGTAAAATTGGCTTTTCAGTCTTTATTATGGACAATACCCTTTACAATCATTTATATGATTTGTTTAAAAATACCCATAAATTAAAAGCCCTAGCTCATAATCAAGCTTTGTTAAATTGATTTGAAGCAAATAGTCAAGATATGTATTATAGCAAAATAGTTATGGATAAATTTGTAGAGGCAAAGCATTACTTTTCATATTTAAGCGATCGCAAAGAAGTGATTCACGATAAAATGGAATTTCACACTAAGGCAGAAGATAAATATATTGCAGTTGCATGCGCAAGTATTATTGCACGCTATCATTTTTTAGAAAAAATTAAAATGTTAGAACTTGAGTTTAAAGTTGAATTACCACTTGGAGCAAATAATAGTGTTAAATTAAAGGTACAAAAATACAAAAAAAATAATTGAGATGTAGTTCATCATTTTACAAAAATGCATTTTAATAGCAAGATTACAAATTAA
- a CDS encoding deoxycytidylate deaminase, with amino-acid sequence MQKRKDYIDWDTYFLAMVQLNAMRSKDPNTQVGAVIVNDLKQIVSTGYNGLPRGLNDDLYPWGREGQWEDTKYPYIVHAELNAILSAGKNLRGTIMYTSLFPCNECSKSIIQSGIKKIIYSSDKYEGSVENNISKKMLTEAGIILELKKPVSIKIFE; translated from the coding sequence ATGCAAAAAAGAAAAGATTATATTGACTGAGATACATATTTTTTAGCAATGGTTCAATTAAATGCGATGCGTAGTAAAGATCCAAATACTCAAGTTGGAGCTGTGATAGTCAATGATTTAAAACAAATTGTTTCAACAGGTTATAATGGACTTCCTAGAGGATTAAACGATGATTTATATCCTTGAGGACGTGAAGGCCAATGAGAAGATACTAAATATCCCTATATTGTTCATGCTGAACTAAATGCAATTTTATCTGCTGGTAAAAATTTACGTGGCACAATCATGTATACTTCATTATTTCCATGTAATGAGTGTTCAAAAAGTATTATTCAATCAGGAATAAAAAAAATAATATATTCATCAGATAAATATGAGGGTAGTGTTGAAAATAATATATCAAAAAAAATGCTGACAGAAGCTGGAATTATTTTGGAATTGAAAAAACCAGTTTCAATAAAAATTTTTGAATAA
- a CDS encoding rhomboid family intramembrane serine protease translates to MAISNNDIKLSLVHYFIKVEKYKANNEFSNNYISYLINPKNRNQIIVISIGQADNEKELKQLKESLKTAKREHIEVLNIIITDQIIENSICISSFDNIVTQLGKYYPKIVNLKEPEKDEEQMSEEEMLETLQNPSKSSNIKLKNLVSRMQSNSFVSMGLTLIFFVIPIVCFAFWFFIAGGSWLQYSDVSSLFFGGTNKALTIYAGQYWRIFTYGFNTMSLGIIGFLFETIIMGAMVLKLSKYTEGIIGSWKFALIMFITYPMTGLFVSVMVPGVVFSGILGFMASVIASLGVTTWVKKNDPITLFSKNRLLMPIIIMILYALFFKSGYDLILIVAAAGIAGSMTMLFTYDYSKPDFYLAFPIIMLVGLILMPIICIFIPTYSLAPEGTTIYALIEYARHGILSVDKVNEILLKDNGWHYWIDETLNLHSI, encoded by the coding sequence ATGGCTATTTCAAATAATGATATTAAGTTATCTTTAGTCCACTACTTTATTAAAGTTGAAAAATACAAAGCAAATAATGAATTTAGTAATAATTATATTTCCTATTTAATTAATCCAAAAAATAGAAATCAAATTATTGTGATTTCTATTGGTCAAGCAGATAATGAAAAAGAACTTAAGCAATTGAAAGAAAGTTTAAAAACTGCTAAAAGAGAACATATTGAAGTATTAAACATTATTATTACTGATCAAATAATTGAAAATTCAATTTGTATTTCTTCTTTTGATAATATTGTTACTCAATTGGGAAAATATTATCCCAAAATTGTTAATTTAAAAGAACCAGAAAAAGATGAAGAACAAATGAGTGAAGAAGAAATGCTTGAAACATTACAAAATCCAAGTAAATCTTCAAATATTAAACTTAAAAATTTAGTTTCAAGAATGCAATCAAATAGTTTTGTATCTATGGGACTGACTTTAATTTTCTTTGTAATTCCAATTGTATGTTTTGCTTTTTGATTCTTTATAGCTGGGGGAAGCTGATTACAATACTCTGATGTTTCTTCATTATTCTTTGGAGGAACAAACAAAGCATTAACAATTTATGCTGGCCAATATTGAAGAATATTTACTTATGGATTTAATACAATGTCTTTAGGAATAATTGGATTTTTATTTGAAACAATTATTATGGGTGCAATGGTTTTAAAACTTTCAAAATATACTGAAGGAATCATTGGTTCATGAAAATTTGCTTTAATAATGTTTATTACTTATCCAATGACAGGTTTATTTGTTTCTGTGATGGTACCTGGAGTTGTCTTTAGTGGAATTTTAGGGTTTATGGCATCTGTTATTGCTTCTTTAGGAGTAACAACTTGAGTCAAAAAAAATGATCCAATTACATTATTTTCAAAAAATAGACTATTAATGCCTATAATTATTATGATTTTATATGCACTATTCTTTAAAAGTGGATATGATTTAATCTTAATTGTTGCAGCAGCTGGAATTGCTGGATCAATGACTATGTTATTTACATATGATTATTCAAAACCAGACTTTTATCTTGCATTTCCAATTATCATGCTAGTGGGATTAATTTTAATGCCTATAATTTGTATTTTTATTCCAACCTATTCTCTTGCACCAGAAGGAACAACAATTTATGCATTAATTGAGTATGCAAGACATGGAATTTTATCAGTTGATAAAGTAAATGAAATTCTCTTAAAAGATAATGGTTGGCATTATTGAATTGATGAAACTCTTAACTTGCATTCTATTTAG
- a CDS encoding RluA family pseudouridine synthase, protein MDKITITVEQGSIRLDKFVTDYLKEEYDFSRSYVQKLIEEGYILVNQNIVSNKYNLLANDEISIEPKTPDIIDAIAQDVAFEIVYQDKDLLVVNKPNGLVVHPAAGNPDNTLVNGLLYHIKDLSSIGGVLRPGIVHRLDKMTTGLMLVAKNDKTHKALTQMLANNEIHKEYIALVHGVIEPNKGLIDAPIGRSKGDRKKMTVTDINSKYAKTHFEVMQRFENHTLVKCIIETGRTHQIRVHMAFIKHPVVGDPLYAFREDMKLEFGQYLHAARLEFIHPISQEKKVFSCELPEEINVKIKELEN, encoded by the coding sequence ATGGATAAAATCACAATTACAGTCGAACAAGGTTCAATTAGATTAGATAAGTTTGTAACCGATTATTTAAAAGAAGAATATGATTTTTCAAGAAGTTATGTTCAAAAATTAATTGAAGAAGGTTATATTCTTGTAAATCAAAATATTGTTTCAAATAAATATAATTTATTAGCAAATGATGAAATTTCAATTGAACCAAAAACTCCTGACATAATTGATGCAATTGCACAAGATGTTGCTTTTGAAATTGTTTATCAAGATAAAGATTTATTAGTAGTTAATAAACCCAATGGTTTAGTAGTACACCCAGCTGCTGGAAATCCAGATAATACTTTAGTTAATGGATTGTTGTATCATATCAAAGATTTATCTTCAATTGGGGGAGTATTGCGCCCAGGTATCGTTCATCGTTTAGATAAAATGACTACAGGATTAATGTTGGTTGCAAAAAATGATAAAACTCATAAAGCTTTAACTCAAATGTTGGCAAATAATGAAATTCACAAAGAATATATTGCTTTAGTTCATGGAGTGATTGAACCAAACAAGGGTTTAATTGATGCACCAATTGGAAGAAGCAAGGGTGATCGCAAAAAAATGACAGTGACAGACATTAATTCAAAATATGCCAAAACTCATTTTGAAGTGATGCAGCGTTTTGAAAATCATACACTTGTAAAATGTATTATTGAAACTGGAAGAACACACCAAATTAGAGTTCATATGGCTTTTATTAAACACCCAGTTGTAGGAGATCCTTTATATGCATTTAGAGAAGATATGAAGCTTGAATTTGGTCAATACTTACATGCAGCACGTTTAGAATTTATTCACCCAATTAGTCAAGAAAAAAAAGTTTTTAGTTGTGAATTACCAGAAGAAATTAATGTTAAAATAAAAGAGTTAGAAAACTAG
- a CDS encoding signal peptidase II, whose translation MNNLKLFLKNYNYKFRYKLLWMTPILITLVLFDWISKWIVAANMQQGQEIEFIPGLLKFSYTINPGAALGMNAGNPTLAILLATGVTLLLIGAWFFLQDKKWLNAVNVMLAGSLGNLIARAWAPIKIPGGEKGGVVDFLQWDFNLWGSNTYIFNIADLFVNIAVGLLILFLIWFIVVEIYRWIISKEEVFFASYENHLTSLEVLENNYLNDVKKQKINQQWNIYKVYLHDRKQLKQNWKAFKKEYRQNNNIKQEK comes from the coding sequence ATGAACAATTTAAAATTGTTTTTAAAGAATTATAATTATAAATTTCGCTATAAATTATTGTGAATGACACCAATTTTAATAACTTTAGTATTATTTGATTGAATTTCAAAATGAATAGTTGCTGCAAATATGCAACAAGGTCAAGAAATTGAATTTATACCAGGTTTATTAAAATTTAGTTATACTATTAATCCAGGAGCTGCTCTTGGAATGAATGCAGGTAATCCTACATTGGCAATATTATTAGCAACTGGAGTGACACTTCTTTTGATTGGGGCATGATTTTTTCTTCAAGACAAAAAATGATTAAATGCAGTAAATGTAATGCTTGCTGGAAGTCTTGGTAATTTAATAGCACGTGCTTGAGCTCCAATTAAAATACCTGGTGGAGAAAAGGGCGGAGTTGTTGACTTTTTACAATGAGACTTTAATTTATGAGGTTCAAATACTTATATTTTTAATATTGCAGATTTATTTGTTAATATTGCTGTAGGATTATTAATTTTATTTTTAATTTGATTTATCGTTGTTGAAATTTATCGTTGAATTATTTCAAAAGAAGAAGTATTCTTTGCAAGTTATGAAAACCATTTAACAAGTTTGGAAGTTTTAGAAAATAACTATTTAAATGATGTTAAAAAACAAAAAATTAATCAACAATGAAACATATATAAAGTATATTTACATGATCGCAAACAATTAAAACAAAATTGAAAAGCATTTAAAAAAGAGTATCGTCAAAATAATAATATAAAGCAGGAGAAATAG